The following proteins come from a genomic window of Methylorubrum populi:
- a CDS encoding DUF4054 domain-containing protein: MALTVGQFREIFPEFADESRYPDTRIAFAISEASLRLLPNVWGELLDTGMAYFVAHRLALASPLTPAQGGGGTATASVVPAAGLVTSKSVGGVSKSMDVSVGQTEGAGEFNLTSYGQTFASMAATVAVGAMQF, from the coding sequence TTGGCTCTCACCGTAGGTCAATTCCGCGAGATCTTCCCCGAGTTCGCGGATGAGTCCCGCTACCCCGACACCCGTATCGCCTTTGCGATCAGCGAGGCATCCCTGCGGCTCCTCCCGAACGTCTGGGGGGAGTTGCTAGACACGGGCATGGCCTACTTCGTGGCTCACCGCCTTGCGCTGGCCTCGCCGCTGACGCCTGCACAAGGCGGCGGTGGAACCGCTACAGCGTCGGTCGTGCCCGCCGCTGGGCTGGTGACATCGAAGTCGGTTGGCGGCGTATCCAAGTCCATGGACGTAAGCGTTGGCCAGACGGAAGGGGCGGGGGAATTCAACCTGACCTCCTACGGCCAGACGTTCGCTTCTATGGCGGCAACGGTCGCTGTTGGGGCGATGCAGTTCTGA
- a CDS encoding STY1053 family phage-associated protein — protein MQDLHFAKPCTFTDANGETRVFAPGRHKNVPAEIAGHWFVQAHLVKDTDEPSVPETAPLQHEERLKVKAAIDAAEGRAAGFEAERDAAVAKAEALEADNATLKARVAELEAAQQSSGEGSGQSGDNEFAGKVHGIKRRHQGKFAVVTQADGNVVVDSLSKADAEAKARELNAQG, from the coding sequence ATGCAGGATCTCCACTTCGCCAAGCCATGCACCTTCACCGATGCCAACGGTGAAACCCGCGTGTTCGCGCCAGGCCGGCACAAGAACGTGCCTGCTGAGATCGCGGGGCATTGGTTCGTCCAGGCACATCTGGTCAAGGACACGGATGAGCCTTCCGTGCCCGAAACCGCGCCGCTCCAGCATGAGGAGCGGCTGAAGGTGAAGGCGGCGATCGATGCCGCTGAAGGACGTGCGGCAGGCTTTGAGGCCGAGCGCGATGCTGCGGTCGCCAAAGCGGAAGCGCTTGAGGCGGACAACGCCACCCTCAAGGCGCGGGTCGCCGAGCTTGAGGCGGCTCAGCAGTCGAGCGGTGAGGGCTCTGGCCAGAGCGGCGATAACGAGTTCGCCGGCAAGGTGCATGGCATCAAGCGTCGTCATCAGGGCAAGTTCGCCGTGGTGACGCAGGCCGATGGCAACGTCGTCGTTGACAGCCTCAGCAAGGCGGATGCCGAGGCTAAGGCGCGCGAACTGAACGCTCAGGGCTGA